A window from Littorina saxatilis isolate snail1 linkage group LG9, US_GU_Lsax_2.0, whole genome shotgun sequence encodes these proteins:
- the LOC138977504 gene encoding uncharacterized protein — MALIFTLALLACVSAVRSHVIPPHTGSDHHHDEAAPLDQSAHDTSQAHQSALDASQAHQSAPDTSQAHHALGFARPLMAYGPIVPVPVPVPGSYAAFYRNLYARHQPPPAPKPKSERYTLPADVGVNSGSGKTYFNNLLTGVNKNLYGTKGGTRPFNPTNLGTNTGLGFPGVNTGTGFGNTGTGFSGDNTEFGSPGFPGGSAGNPNNIFGPGLTPMALDLGQSSDNPDAPGDGNVGVIIRSGSNQPGQPGQPGQPGQPGQPGQPGQPGQPGQPGQPGQPGQPGQPGQPGQPGQPGQPGQPGQPGQPGQPGQPGQPGPGPRPSAPLFPFMDQQSSTWVWPDQVVTGALPSISLGVTNNNNKAAASSNLAARDFQQVQDLTSVVGDLQQGHDLTSINGDLQQEQRLISALQQAQGMTPLVGDLEQGQDLTLVTGDLQPSGDVLVVTGDVAQDQRAVVTNLDVQSPVTVLAPGSEQGAVSRDLQGRRRVSGFLQRGQ; from the exons ATGGCGCTCATCTTCACCCTGGCCCTCCTGGCGTGTGTATCTGCAGTCCGTAGTCACGTgatccccccacacacag GGTCAGATCACCACCACGACGAGGCCGCGCCTCTCGACCAATCAGCCCACGACACGTCACAGGCACACCAATCAGCGCTCGACGCGTCACAGGCACACCAATCAGCGCCCGACACGTCACAGGCACACCACGCCTTGGGGTTCGCCCGCCCCCTGATGGCCTACGGACCCATTGTCCCGGTGCCCGTGCCCGTGCCGGGGTCGTACGCTGCCTTTTACCGAAACCTGTACGCGCGCCATCAGCCGCCTCCCGCACCCAAACCCAAGTCAGAGCGCTATACGCTGCCTGCTGATGTGGGCGTCAACAGCGGGTCGGGCAAGACGTACT TCAACAACCTGCTGACGGGAGTGAACAAGAACCTGTACGGCACAAAGGGCGGCACGCGACCCTTCAACCCCACCAACCTCGGGACCAACACGGGGCTGGGATTTCCGGGCGTCAACACGGGCACCGGATTTGGAAACACAGGCACCGGCTTTTCGGGCGACAACACAGAGTTCGGGTCCCCCGGGTTTCCTGGTGGCTCAGCGGGTAACCCTAACAACATCTTCGGACCGGGACTGACCCCCATGGCGCTGGACCTCGGTCAATCCTCGGACAACCCGGATGCACCCGGtgatg gcAACGTGGGCGTGATCATCCGCTCTGGGTCCAACCAGCCCGGTCAGCCTGGTCAGCCTGGTCAGCCTGGTCAGCCTGGTCAGCCCGGTCAGCCTGGTCAGCCCGGTCAGCCTGGTCAGCCTGGTCAGCCTGGTCAGCCCGGTCAGCCTGGTCAGCCCGGTCAGCCTGGTCAGCCTGGTCAGCCCGGTCAGCCTGGTCAGCCCGGTCAGCCTGGTCAGCCCGGTCAGCCCGGTCAGCCTGGTCAGCCTGGACCTGGACCTCGGCCCAGCGCCCCCCTGTTCCCCTTCATGGACCAACAGAGCTCCACCTGGGTGTGGCCCGACCAGGTCGTCACGGGTGCTCTCCCCTCCATCAGTCTCGGcgtcaccaacaacaacaacaaggccGCTGCATCCTCTAACCTTGCCGCTCGTGACTTTCAGCAAGTACAGGACTTAACCTCTGTCGTCGGTGACCTTCAACAGGGACATGATTTGACCTCGATCAACGGTGACCTTCAGCAAGAACAGAGATTGATCTCTGCCCTTCAGCAAGCACAGGGGATGACCCCTCTCGTCGGTGACCTTGAACAAGGACAAGACTTGACCCTTGTGACGGGTGACCTCCAGCCATCAGGAGACGTGTTGGTTGTCACGGGTGACGTGGCACAAGACCAGCGAGCTGTGGTCACCAACCTTGACGTGCAATCACCCGTGACAGTGCTGGCCCCGGGGAGCGAGCAAGGTGCAGTCAGCCGTGACCTCcaggggaggaggagggtgagCGGATTCCTGCAGCGAGGGCAGTGA